The following are encoded in a window of Deltaproteobacteria bacterium genomic DNA:
- a CDS encoding VapC toxin family PIN domain ribonuclease: MRALLDVNVLIALLDAGHVHHRLVTAWLEREIGHGWASCPLTQNGCIRIMSQTAYPGALPAGDVAKRLAEAASHPSHEFWTADISLLDRDMFHWNRILGPRQVTDVYLLALAMGHQGRFVTLDRRVAAEAVAGGIDKHLCCIAKQSC, from the coding sequence ATGCGGGCCTTGCTCGACGTGAATGTGCTCATCGCGCTCCTCGACGCCGGCCATGTTCACCATCGTCTGGTCACGGCTTGGCTGGAGCGGGAAATTGGCCATGGTTGGGCATCCTGCCCATTGACCCAAAACGGATGCATCAGAATCATGTCCCAGACCGCCTATCCAGGAGCCTTGCCGGCCGGGGACGTGGCCAAACGCCTTGCCGAGGCCGCATCCCATCCATCCCACGAATTCTGGACCGCCGACATCAGCCTATTGGATCGGGACATGTTCCATTGGAACCGCATCCTCGGGCCTCGTCAGGTTACGGACGTCTATCTCCTGGCCCTGGCCATGGGCCATCAGGGGCGCTTCGTGACCCTGGACCGACGAGTCGCCGCCGAAGCCGTGGCCGGTGGGATTGACAAGCATCTCTGCTGCATCGCCAAGCAGAGTTGCTAA